The Daphnia carinata strain CSIRO-1 chromosome 9, CSIRO_AGI_Dcar_HiC_V3, whole genome shotgun sequence nucleotide sequence CATTATAGATGGTGAAATGGTAGCTTGGAACGTCAATGGTTCCTTTATAGTGTCTAAGGGCGAAAACATAGACGTTAAATCCATATCTTCTACTGGTGAACTGGTTCCATGTTTCGTCGCTTTTGATATTCTGTTATTGAATGATGAAGTCCTATCTAATCTACCTTACcaggttttttcttcttcaaagaaTAGTCTTCCTGAAAAAACTCATTCTATGAATCCTCTTAGGAACGACTAAAGCTACTGGAATCTGCAGttaaaactaaagaaagtGTTGTTCAGTTTCCGAGTCGCAAACTTGCTACGACAAAAATGGAAGTGACAAACTTGCTTAATGACGCAATCGATCAACGCGAAGAAGGGATCGTCCTGAAAAGTCCAGACTCGATCTACAAGCCTAATGAACGTAGAGGAGGATGGTTCAAGGTTAAACTGTTCACAATTAGAGCTTTATCCTTAGcgataagattttttttttctaaaggtGAAACCCGAGTACGTGAATGCGATGATGGATCATTTAGGTATaaaaacaaggaaagaaatggaaaattaaTAGTATTCGTTTCAAAtatcaaaaatgttttacattAGATTTGATCATATTGGGTGGCTACCATGGACaaggaagacgaagaaatTTGATCGCGATGTTTTTAGTAGGTGTGGCCGTCCCATCCttagaaaacgagaaagaacAGCTGGAATTCTATTCTTTCGCTCGCGTCGGCTCGGGTTTTTCAGATAAACAACTTCTTAGCTTGCTCGAAAAATTGGACCCGCATTGGCAAAAGTGGGACAAAAATGCCCCTCCGCCAAAAATTCACTGTGGTAGAGAAAAACCTGATGTTTGGATCAATCCTTCGTCATCGGCAATATTAGAGGCTAGTTTCTGTCTGTgttattgaaaatattttttaccGGGTTAATCGGGTGCACCATACAGATAAAAGCGTCGGAAATTGTATCGAGCAACTCTTACAAAGCGGGATCAACATTACGATTTCCCAGAGTGGAGCGTGTACGTGAAGACCGAGCTTGGTATTCCTGCATGACTTTAAGTGAAGTaaacgaaatgagaaaaatggCTTCAGGAAAGCTTGTCACGCGACATTGCAGTTTTCAAGGTAAAGCTAAGTTTATGCGTTGCCGATGTGTATGGTACAATCGTTTTAAAACTGGCTTTCttgctaattatttttttttttactgaccAATTGCAGACGACATACCTAGCGGCAAACGCCTTAAAACAACAAGTGTGATTGCAGGAGTTGCTACCCTATTCCAAGCGGCGGATACATCCGATATCAAAAGTTCATCAAACTGTTTTTCCGACAAAGAAATTTGCGTTTTAAATGGCTCTGGGTCCCTTACGAAACAAGAACTAGAACGGCGTGTAGTGTCAGGTGGTGGTATTGTTGTCCAACATCCAAGTGATTctattttttactattttgttttatattcaCTGAATTTTTATACCAGATACTTTTCCTAGCACATTCTACATTTTGCATCATTGCGGTGAAAGACGATATACGGGTAAAAAGCCTTAAAGCACGACCAAAATGGGATATTGTACGTCCTGCGTGGCTACTGCGCTGTTTAAACTTCAATCGGCTCGTTCCATTCTGCCCTCAAGATTTGCTGGTCGCCACGCAAGCCACGAAAGAAATATTAGCCCAAAATTTCGATCGATTTGGTAATAGCCTGAGAGAACCCACTTCAGCTGAAGATGTTGGTCCGATTCTTCAACAGATCAAAGATTTGGTATGGCtagttttttattatttactttttttttcttttcattttttccatatattttacaattttttttgttttgtgtgctAGGAAAACCCAACGCCTTTAAGTGTATTTGAGATAGCTGATCTTGAATATCAAATATTTGGAAAGTTACACAAGTACGGCATTTTCCGAACCTGCATTGTTTATGTTGATGTGTTGGAAACGATATCAGATTCCAATAGCCTAATCATTTCGCGAGAGCTGCAGATCATTTCGCTTGACCTCCGCATCTATGGCGCTCAAGTTTTGAATCACATGGACCCTTCGGTAACCCATGTTGTATGTGATCCAGTCGCATACCCTCATCGAGTCTCTATGTGGAAATCGATGAACCGTCAGCAAGAAGTCAAGTTTAAACTGGTTCGACCAGAGTGGGTCGCACATTCCATAACCCAAGGAAATTTGCTGGATGAAATAGCATATTACCCGTAGACGAATTCTTTATCTGGTGTAATAGACGACATTCGTAACATTCATTgtatgtttaaaattttccccCATTCTTGTTCTGTTGgtttattattaaaatagtGGAAAACAATAagcttgaaaaataaaattgcctATATACCTTTTAGATGCTAATTGATTCCCATCTGCGACAAGGTGAATGAGTATAAGCTTGCCCCGAATAGCTATTTTTATAGAAGAAAATGTTACCTACGTTGAGTGTTTCAATTATAGGGTAACTTTATGATCAACTCACTTTTtcaatcattaaaaatttattattaaaaagatAAACTATGACAGTTGGCATGTTGTTTCTATTGAATATTGTTTAAATGTCTAGTTTAACTATACCTAAGTTTTTCCTCACTGCATAGTAGAGAATAATAGGTAAAATAACTTCATTCCTTTTTCGTAGCATAACATTTGTTCATGGAGTTGTCATAAAAAAGTAACACTCAGTTTGTTTATGGTTAAAATTCTCATTTTTCAAATgggattttctattttatttagtTGTTTGTTGTAGTTATTTTGTAGAGCTTTCTCAGTTTATAGTCCAATCTTGTGTCGAAGCGCTGTAAAACAAGAGCGACCTGAAAACACAATCGATGACCGCTCTGTACAGATGGTTTATGGGCGTAAATAAAGTTTATCGACATCCAATAAAATTCATGGGAGAATGACGAGTGTTATGGCATAAtataataagcccgacttttcttatatCCTTAGCCGGGCTAATTTAGTcaggcttaaaatttttttttttttaacggatTGTCATAGCGTGTTGTCCCTAAATgagatatttgtttttataatcttttgtttgacaaaacattttttctatattattttaattaattatttctttGAATCGCCATCCGATTGAAGTTGATCGAGATGATGATTGAGGTTTTCAGCACCAGACAGTGTGGGTGGACAATAGGTACACAATAAAATATACTTGTCCACAGAATAGTCAATCAAcatgtttcattttgaacAAACGAAGTCACGCAAGGAAGCAAATTCTATCATTTTTCCGGTCGGAGCATCACttattatataaatataaaacatatattctacttcattttccGTGACCGGTTTTCAGTTTTACCTGATCGATATTGTATGTTTTCAAGTTTATTGGTTAAGCTTACGTAACTGATGGACGCATTTCTTTCCAGAATTCTTTGTCTGAATTGGAACGCGTAGGTTCATGACTTCATCATCATTTACTGTAGCTTTCgctaaaataaatttttgtacCAAACGATTTAACAAAAGCTGGTTTTCGAGTTTCTAAGAGAAGAGTGTATCGATGACAACGAGATAGCAAGTGAACAGAGAAGCTTCCATTAAGTACTTTTTAACTCTCTGAACTAActtaatgttttctttaatCGACCTTCATTATTGCTCTTTCTACAAGGATTAAGATTTTTCATAAGATACGATATTTGTGTAATCGAGCTTATACACGGATGGCGGCAAAATAGGTACATCGGTTGCATTAATCACAACCTGTTTGTTGTACGAAACATTTCGCCAAATTACGACTTAGTGCCAATGTTATCAACATAGTTTTATCTGAATTGAGTTGGCAATTTGGATGAGGTATGGGTTCGGCGTCGTCTTGGAAAGAAGATGTTAACTCTTGTAGACTTTGCATTAATTCGTAGGTCTGCTCTGATGTAAAAACTGGTGGATTGGTTTCTAGTAATGGTAACGCATCCATAAGCAATACTGCCCAAAagctgacaaaaaaaaagcaataaattAAGTTTTAATACTATGCCACTATGAGATAGCTGCGAAAAACTTACTATTTTGGAGCGATGCGTGAGGAAATCAAAGAGATCAAAAGGTTCGCTGCTGAATGGAAATCATTTGCACTATACAGTCGATGAAATTCTCTGTATTTTCCGAGGAACGCCAAACGGTCGCTTGCCAGAAGTCCAGCCCCCAGTGAGTCTAGCAAGTCCGTTGAAGTGAAGTCTGAATCCTGAAGGTAGCGTTCTAGAACGGCATCCGCCGCATAAGTAGCCAGAGGTGCATCTTGCGCTCGCACAGCCCAAGCGACTGCTGCACCAAGTCGCCCGTTTTTCAAGGCATGCCGTCCCATAACGCGACAAACTGAGGTTACAACTGACGTTAATTTTCGTCGTTCGGCAACCGCTATCAATTTTGAGGCCTTTAATTCCGATTGACATGGAAGACGTGTAAGCAAGTGTTCGAGCGTTGCTGAACCGAATGTCGGACAATGGTCGAGATAGAGGACGCCAACGGACCACAACGATTGGTGGCTGAAAAGACAAATGGCATAGTCCCGAAGCAAAGTTTCTCTCAGTTGTAGAGAATTAATGTCTTCAAACGACTGAAGCGCCCCCGCATGGTATAATAAATCAGCAAGATGAGCGGTAAACCACGAGTTGTCCAAAACACCATACATTTCACCTATTACCTGcatgtaaaaattttaaaaataattacattATTTAAGTATTAAGGGCGGAGAAAAATGGTTTTGTAACAATAAATGTAGTCAATGGTAGGGAAACTTACACTCCACGGAGTGTAACGGGTAAGGTTTAAGTATAAATTGTGGCGGACTCACTTTACGTGTGTCCCGTCGAAGAACTGCTAAAAGGGTTGCATCTAAAGGCGACAAATCACCAAATCCAGTAAAGGCGGATAAAAATTGGTCTGCTTGATCGCCCAGTGATGCAGCACTTATCGTAGGCTGTGTGAACGTCAACTGAGTTATCATTCGCTGGTACCAGGTTTCGAAGAAATCAGCAACCGTATCAAATGCTTCTTCTTTCCCGCAAAGtatcttaaaaagaaaaaaccgtaATGAGTAATTAAAAGAATAgacaacaaagaagaagacaatgaAGGTCCTTGGTTACCTAATAAAACTAAAAGGAAATGCCTCAATATTAATTTAATCTCTTTAGTACGAAAGGAGAAATTAGAATTTACAACGTAGGACGATGCCCTATGAAACGGCACGCTGGTGCAGAATGCTATGTACACTTGAACCCACATACCTCCATAAGAAGCTGTAAATCTTGCGAATCGAAGAAATCTCCAGCTTGAATTCGAGATTCACACTCTTCCTTCCAATGATTCCATCGAAAAGTAAATTCGGGAGCAGAAACAGGCGAattcatctaaaaaaattaatcaaactGAATCACCACAAGtattacattaaaattaaCGCAACTCTAACTCAAATTAGTTGTCTTACACTGAAAACTGGCATCTTCTTCAGCAATTCAAAGGCACTTTGGAAAGCATCAGTTTGGAAACTAGAATGAATTCTTAATAATTTAATAGCACTGTCTATACGCAACTGGAACACCAATCCATAAAGGGCTTTCCAGTAGTTATCATGCTGTGCTGGATTAGGAGATAATAATACTGTTCCAGTTTCCTCCACAGCAAATGGGAAGTGAATGCGAATCCATTCAAGAAGATGTGGAAGAATTCCAAGTGGATTCTCAAGATACATGATTTCACACAAGTTCCACACCAATTCAGCTTTGTAAAATATTTCACTCATTTCTTGAATTGCTTGAGTAGTTTCATTAGTTTCTGCAAGATCAGCAGCTTGATTCAAATCTTCAATGCAAGCATTGATAATGCAGCGATACTGATGGCTGGACTGAATAAGCTCAGATAGACTTTTACCAACTCTAGCTTGGATGGCAATAAATGCACCACAAGATTCATTAACAAGTTTACGAACAAAAGGATTGTACAAGGTGCGCTCCCACGAAATCACAAACAAATTCTTCCTAGAACAAGGCACACCTGCTTTAGGCAAAACACAGAGAATCAATAGAGGATGCATTTAGTATATGTATCAGTCATACCCAATGTGATGGATTGAGAAAACTCAGTAGGAAATGCAACCAAGTTGTTACCATAGCCCCAGCTAAGtccaatatttttattttggataaATGTGCTGTCAGGGATTCCCTATAGGACAAAATAAATGAGCTTGGTGAATCCGAAAATTCATAAGTTTAAGATTCTGATTACAATGGGCTCAAGCATTTTGAATTGAGATACAAGACTGGCAGCTTCTAAAATCGTGTGTAGATTTACATACAATTGGTAACCGGTATTGCCCGGTATACTACAGACAAAATCCACAAGAAAATATCTTAAATCTGAACTTCGACTTCGAAATCTCCtacgaaatttttttgtctgctTCAAACTTAGCCGTTGGCCCGGAATCGATAATAGAAGTAATCGATTGGGTTAACCGCCCGATCAATCGACTTTTGCATAATCGATAACAAAAATCGGTCACCCAAATTTTGCTCCGCAAATTTCGCGGCCCTCTAGTGTCAACTTATGCTATTGCACTGTAAACTTTGCGCCAAATTGTGCTATTACTCCGCAACCTGAATTATCCATGCTTgacattcaaacatttttaaaacttgctTGTTCTTTTATCGTGAAAATTTGAAGATTTTCATGGACCTAATACTTATCTTATTAGTTTGGCCATGGTATACGCAAATGCTTTTACGACAATTGCACCCAATGTCGTTACTTGAAAGACATGTTGGCCCAagtcagacttgccgcgccgatcatttttagcgatcatttttgtgcagcatctaacggtaataatttacactgtttcgcgaaaatagcattggctgtcacagcgacaggccctggcggccattgagggtaaacactaaacagtttccttcaattggcattcgcaaaaatagcagtgaaatagaaccctacggctgaaaatctacagctagatggcgaaaagtttgatcgctaaaaacgatcggatcgcgatcaattttttgggatcgccgatccgatctccgatctttttcaaaagatcggatcggcgatcaattttttgatcggagatcggatcggcgatcaatttttgatcgcgatcgcggcaagtctggccCAAGTGCACAAACGACGCGCAATCAATAACTGATTTGTTCCAAGTAAATCAAATACATTCCTTGCTGaagatacttaattttttttcaaattatgcTGTTATGTCAGTATGAAATTTAGAAGACAAAATACACATGTTAAAActagcaaatgaaaaaaggtaaatataaatttgaaaagatAATTGAGTTATAGTAGAATTACATCTAGTTTTTACTTGCGCAATAAGTAGCataacttattattattacttatAGTAATGTTGTGTTTATATGTTGTGTACAGCAGCAAGCATCGCACTTTGTGGTACAATAGCGCTTTTTCACACAAGAGGGCCGCAAAGTTTGCGGTGCAATAGATCTTATCATCGGGCTGCAGCCCTGATTATGTACCCCGATTAAACCCCGATTGAGTTAGCGGCGAAAGACATTTTAAACCCGGAAACCCTGTCCCAATGCCGCGAAATTCGATCCCCGATTGGTAGAAAAGCGCCCCGATTGGCTCGGGGCTACTGTAACACAATCTCTGCCCCTGACCCAGAGTCCTATGCTCACCGCAGACCGCGACGCAAGAGTAGCAGACTATTTTCATTGTGATCGTAGTAATATCTTATTAAAAACTCACAAAATAAGGAACATTGATCAAGTCATGAACATTACTTATCCTTTTATTAGAACGTTTTATACATCTTCAAGGTACCTTAAAAAAGTACCAGAACGTTTAAAAGGACGCAGCAAAAGTTCACAGGAATGGCTAATTCGGCAAATGAACGACGAATATGTTTTTAAggcaaaaatagaaaattacaGGTGAACAGTTAAACACGaagtataaaaaaatacaatgccCAAAGTTTATCTTtgataattttaaaattttcttggaCTTACTTTTATCTCTTTTCAAGGAAGAGCTAGAAGTGCATTTAAATTAATTGAAATCGATAGTAAATTTAATATACTTAAACCGGGAGATGTTGTTGTGGAGTGTGGAGCTGCTCCTGGTGCTTGGACTCAGGTATCTGTGAAAAGAATCAATTCTGCTGGGACAGGTATTACACTTTGCTAAATGTTTTTTGTAGAAAACtagaatttctttaaatttggGCAGTGCCTGGAAAGCTCCAAGGAAAACATATAGCTGTTGATCTTCAACCAATGTTTGTTAATAAATTTAAATGCACTAGGTctgatattgaaaaaaataattttgcatAGGTATCCAGTTGAAGGAGCACATATCTTGGCTCCTTTGGACTTTACCAAATTGTCATCACAGACCAAAGTAACAGAGATGCTAGACGGCTGTCTTGCAGATGTAGTGCTCAGTGATATGGTAAGGTCACTTTTATTTGTGATTTTTCTTGAACTACTACAGCAATATCACATTGTTTTTATATAGGCTCCGGCAGCAACAGGTGTACGTGAACTGGACCAAGATCAAATTTTGTCATTAGGTTATTCGGTGATGACGTACGCGCAACAGATCTCTAAGGATGGAGCTAAGCTTCTGATAAAACTGTGGGCTGGAGGAAGGATAAAACAGTTAGAAAATGAGCTTTTGTTACACTATTCTCGCGTCAAAATCGTTAAACCACCTAGTAGTAGGCAGGATTCAGCTGAATTATTTCTTCTGGCCAgcaattttaaaagaaatacataGATTTTCACGTTCTCAATGCTTTGGTGTTTCAATTTATTCTATTATTTTCGAGATTTTCTAATACTCCAAACGCAAAACTTCACCAACCATCAATGCCTCATCCATGTATTCAGCCCATCCTAAGCTACATCATCACTGACTCTGAGCACACTTTGACAGTTTACTTGCCACCGCGACTTAGATTTGATGCGGCAAATTGCAAATCTCGCACGAAGATAAATTAGGTGCATTGATAAAAGTGCAGTGAACACATGTCCACGATTTACCACCCACAGCTCCTGAAGCTCCTTCCTCCATTGGTTGACCTGCTACCGACATTTGATCAGCATGAGCTAGAAGCTGTAACACAGTGCTCCATTGATCACCAGATGCCCATTGGTTTGCAAGAGCGGCATCTTTAGAGTGAATGGCTTCCAATAATGGATCCATACTTTCCTGCAATTTTgtatgaaattaaaaagggCTAGCACGGACAAACGGTAACAGAAATGTACAAACTACTACTTGCCATGAGCGGAAGCATGTCCATTGTGGCGatataaataagaaaatggaaatctGAAGCGGCATCAATGAAACGGTGACGAGAAAACTGGTTCAGGTAGGAAGCCAAAGCCGATACATCTTGCAGATGCCCATCGATAGGTCTAAATGGAATCGGTATGGTGTTATTGCAGGTCATTATGCAATGTAATTTTATCCAGTTGGTTATACCTATTTTCAACAGGAAATGCTTTGTGTGAACCTGCAGCAAACGTAAAAACGGGCTCCAGCGGAGTTGAGACTGGAACGTCGACTAACAAGTATTCAACTGGAAGCGGACGGGCTTCCCGAGTCACTTCATTTCCATATGCATCTTTTTCCTGTAACGATTtattttcgaaataaaaaattttcttattaagagttatattttttaaacgttttgtTACAGCTtgctgcacaaaaaaaatcaaataacagaaaacaaaatcaataacaGATTAGAATGTTACGTTTCTACCTTCCTTTGGTGAACTGATCTGGAGGTAATagtaagaataaaaaaaaaaactgaaaaaaacaaaaatcaacgGCGACAGCGATTTTGCCACGTTGGCCACATGGATGTGCTGGCTAAACCAATCAAAACGTAGGCGACAGCTAGTGCTCACTAGACTTTAGGCCAGGCCGCTCTAGTTTTATTTCACTCCGGTTCAGAAAATAGTCTAccagaaaacggaaaaaagttGCCTGAAGTTTCGCACTATTATGAAGCACACATGGCTCGTAGGGAGTTTAATATTTCACGAATATCACAGAACCCTTGATGCATCGTACTAGAATCACTTATAGCGCTAGTTGATATGGCTAATGGTGCCATgcagtatttaaaaaatgagagaaTTTTAGCCACTTCTGTATTTCATTTGAGACGATTCCCTGCACCTTCCCTACAGATAAATCGGAATGTGATTTTTGATAATTATTAATCTATTGCATTCTCAAtcctaatttattttttgtctaaTCGAAGTGGATTACGTTGTTCAGCGTGCTGCCGATAGATGCCGGCTATGTTGCGGGACTGACGTCGTGGCCGGTAGAGTGCTCATGAACGTACACCACGTTTTCTAGCTCTTGTGGAGTGGAGAGAAAAAGGCTCGGATCGCCCTTCCCCACAGTTCTCTACACGAGCCGGCTTGATTGGCCACGTGACGCACGTGCAAAAGTAGGCTcaaattcttaattttttcctaatttCGTTTTAAGCTCGAAGTATTTTaaggtttcaaaataaaccacagtaaagaaacgaaaattatTTGCCTAAAAGCTGAACACTAAATTCCTTTTGCCACTGGAATTATTGACATCAATTCGGCAGCAGACGTATCACGCGGTTGTCCCGCCGTGTTGCGTGTTGCTGCCATTTTCCCCCAACTATGTTCCGTGCGCCACGCTGCATCTTAACAGTCGTCTCATAGCTCACTTGTTTAAATTCCGTACTTCTATTtgactttttattatttttaaaatagaaacaaatctCTTTTGGAGTAATGGAGACTCAAGCAGATTTGACGGCCACGCCTCTCAGTGATGCATGCCCAACGTGCAACAACGTACTGGAATTCGACTGGACGAGCGCAGAAAAGGTCTGCATCAACTGCATTCACAATCTCCAATACAAGGATGATTTGATACTGGATTTAAATGAAATGGCTAGCAACTTCTCACTTGTTCAGCTGGGGAACTACCAATCCATCCCTACTTCCATGGCTAGCCCGGTGAACTCTTCTCTACACTCATCACCAGAAGTCTTCCTACCGAAATCTCTGGGTGAAACATCAGAATGTCCTCTTCATCACTCTGCCTGCCTCTATTGGTGCTACACTTGCATGACACCTGCCTGTCTGGTCTGTACCAGTCAGCAGCATTCCATGCTGACGGGGCACAGGACTGGACCTTTGAACGAAGCTCAAAGTCTCCTCTTGTCTCAACTCCAAGTAGAAGTTCAAGCAGTCAAGAAGATACACAGCGACAACAAACTGTTGACTGGGAGCCACAGAGAGTTTCTCTGTCTAGTGATGGAAGCCTGCACCAGTTTGGAAAACCTCATGAGAGAGGAATTAAGTAGCCTCAACAAACAGAGCAGTTCAGCTGTGGCAAATGGGTTAAGCGAAGAAGATACTACCCAGTTTCTGCTTAACAAAGTTACTTTTCAATTAGCTGGACTTTCAGGCCCCGACGAAGCAGCCGAAATGCTCAGATCACTACAATCTGAACGAATTCGTCTTCAGACCAAGCAACAACAATTGGCGATGCAGCTGACTTTGAATCGTGTGATTGGTTCTAGCAACCAAGTACTGGACTTGCACACGTTTCGCCAAGCTGTTCAGAACCTACGCTACTCTGGCAATCGTGGACCGTCGACTATGGAACTACTACAATCTCCACCTAACCAGCCGGACGCAGTGGCCCTTTTGGCCAACGTGTGCAACGCTCGACTTTACACGAAACAACTTCTGGCCAGCTCCTTACTAACTTCGACATCCCCCAACAAAAGCAACAATTCGATGGCCAGCGTCCTGTCTCCCACTTCTCCTTTGCACTCGTCGTTCCCTCGATTTTTCTTGGATTTGGAAGTGGACGGAATCGTAGAAGGCCGCGTAGTACTGGAAACTCGACCGGATGTCGCCCCAAAGATGGCCAAGAATTTTGCATCGCTTTGCATGGGAGAGAAGGGATTCGGCTACAAAGGATGCCAAGTCTTTCAATGCTGGGGAGGTGAATCTTGCATCGCTGGCGACTTTGAATGCAATTCGGGACGTGGAGGAAGATCAATCTACGCGGAGGAACCCTTCTTTATGCCTGACGACAGCAAACTTCCCTGTATACGAGCGGCGATCGGGATGAGAAGGACACAGAAAAAGCATCACAGCCAGGGCCTGGTGGGTTCTCAATTCCGTATTCTACTACGAGACATGCCCTTTTTCACTGGTG carries:
- the LOC130689128 gene encoding DNA ligase 4-like isoform X2 — translated: MFRVPKTTQTLAKDFADICYNILRMRCSSDVSSLSVSEINQYLENLSKTYMLKKLENTEKLLQPLLMKLSALEQKWLIRIILRDVKLTGLSDKIVLSAYHPDAKELYDVSNDLEKVCTTLLNPLSRSSEIEISLFNPFRPMLADRLEMSKVFAKMGNKPFYVETKIDGERMQIHKCGKRYGYYSRRGFDYTSNFGANSSSGSLSPRLEECFRETVTSCIIDGEMVAWNVNGSFIVSKGENIDVKSISSTGELVPCFVAFDILLLNDEVLSNLPYQERLKLLESAVKTKESVVQFPSRKLATTKMEVTNLLNDAIDQREEGIVLKSPDSIYKPNERRGGWFKVKPEYVNAMMDHLDLIILGGYHGQGRRRNLIAMFLVGVAVPSLENEKEQLEFYSFARVGSGFSDKQLLSLLEKLDPHWQKWDKNAPPPKIHCGREKPDVWINPSSSAILEIKASEIVSSNSYKAGSTLRFPRVERVREDRAWYSCMTLSEVNEMRKMASGKLVTRHCSFQDDIPSGKRLKTTSVIAGVATLFQAADTSDIKSSSNCFSDKEICVLNGSGSLTKQELERRVVSGGGIVVQHPTHSTFCIIAVKDDIRVKSLKARPKWDIVRPAWLLRCLNFNRLVPFCPQDLLVATQATKEILAQNFDRFGNSLREPTSAEDVGPILQQIKDLENPTPLSVFEIADLEYQIFGKLHKYGIFRTCIVYVDVLETISDSNSLIISRELQIISLDLRIYGAQVLNHMDPSVTHVVCDPVAYPHRVSMWKSMNRQQEVKFKLVRPEWVAHSITQGNLLDEIAYYP
- the LOC130689128 gene encoding DNA ligase 4-like isoform X1 gives rise to the protein MLFWEFCSVCEEITLSKRSEKLERLKKFLTECRQRIQEDKNLTMYSVMRLLLPHLDRSRGPYGIKEASLAKLYLKIFCLPKDGPDAIRLLTYKVPKTTQTLAKDFADICYNILRMRCSSDVSSLSVSEINQYLENLSKTYMLKKLENTEKLLQPLLMKLSALEQKWLIRIILRDVKLTGLSDKIVLSAYHPDAKELYDVSNDLEKVCTTLLNPLSRSSEIEISLFNPFRPMLADRLEMSKVFAKMGNKPFYVETKIDGERMQIHKCGKRYGYYSRRGFDYTSNFGANSSSGSLSPRLEECFRETVTSCIIDGEMVAWNVNGSFIVSKGENIDVKSISSTGELVPCFVAFDILLLNDEVLSNLPYQERLKLLESAVKTKESVVQFPSRKLATTKMEVTNLLNDAIDQREEGIVLKSPDSIYKPNERRGGWFKVKPEYVNAMMDHLDLIILGGYHGQGRRRNLIAMFLVGVAVPSLENEKEQLEFYSFARVGSGFSDKQLLSLLEKLDPHWQKWDKNAPPPKIHCGREKPDVWINPSSSAILEIKASEIVSSNSYKAGSTLRFPRVERVREDRAWYSCMTLSEVNEMRKMASGKLVTRHCSFQDDIPSGKRLKTTSVIAGVATLFQAADTSDIKSSSNCFSDKEICVLNGSGSLTKQELERRVVSGGGIVVQHPTHSTFCIIAVKDDIRVKSLKARPKWDIVRPAWLLRCLNFNRLVPFCPQDLLVATQATKEILAQNFDRFGNSLREPTSAEDVGPILQQIKDLENPTPLSVFEIADLEYQIFGKLHKYGIFRTCIVYVDVLETISDSNSLIISRELQIISLDLRIYGAQVLNHMDPSVTHVVCDPVAYPHRVSMWKSMNRQQEVKFKLVRPEWVAHSITQGNLLDEIAYYP
- the LOC130689134 gene encoding nuclear pore complex protein Nup85-like isoform X1; this encodes MLEPIGIPDSTFIQNKNIGLSWGYGNNLVAFPTEFSQSITLAGVPCSRKNLFVISWERTLYNPFVRKLVNESCGAFIAIQARVGKSLSELIQSSHQYRCIINACIEDLNQAADLAETNETTQAIQEMSEIFYKAELVWNLCEIMYLENPLGILPHLLEWIRIHFPFAVEETGTVLLSPNPAQHDNYWKALYGLVFQLRIDSAIKLLRIHSSFQTDAFQSAFELLKKMPVFSMNSPVSAPEFTFRWNHWKEECESRIQAGDFFDSQDLQLLMEILCGKEEAFDTVADFFETWYQRMITQLTFTQPTISAASLGDQADQFLSAFTGFGDLSPLDATLLAVLRRDTRKVIGEMYGVLDNSWFTAHLADLLYHAGALQSFEDINSLQLRETLLRDYAICLFSHQSLWSVGVLYLDHCPTFGSATLEHLLTRLPCQSELKASKLIAVAERRKLTSVVTSVCRVMGRHALKNGRLGAAVAWAVRAQDAPLATYAADAVLERYLQDSDFTSTDLLDSLGAGLLASDRLAFLGKYREFHRLYSANDFHSAANLLISLISSRIAPKYFWAVLLMDALPLLETNPPVFTSEQTYELMQSLQELTSSFQDDAEPIPHPNCQLNSDKTMLITLALSRNLAKCFVQQTGCD
- the LOC130689134 gene encoding nuclear pore complex protein Nup85-like isoform X2; translation: MLEPIGIPDSTFIQNKNIGLSWGYGNNLVAFPTEFSQSITLGVPCSRKNLFVISWERTLYNPFVRKLVNESCGAFIAIQARVGKSLSELIQSSHQYRCIINACIEDLNQAADLAETNETTQAIQEMSEIFYKAELVWNLCEIMYLENPLGILPHLLEWIRIHFPFAVEETGTVLLSPNPAQHDNYWKALYGLVFQLRIDSAIKLLRIHSSFQTDAFQSAFELLKKMPVFSMNSPVSAPEFTFRWNHWKEECESRIQAGDFFDSQDLQLLMEILCGKEEAFDTVADFFETWYQRMITQLTFTQPTISAASLGDQADQFLSAFTGFGDLSPLDATLLAVLRRDTRKVIGEMYGVLDNSWFTAHLADLLYHAGALQSFEDINSLQLRETLLRDYAICLFSHQSLWSVGVLYLDHCPTFGSATLEHLLTRLPCQSELKASKLIAVAERRKLTSVVTSVCRVMGRHALKNGRLGAAVAWAVRAQDAPLATYAADAVLERYLQDSDFTSTDLLDSLGAGLLASDRLAFLGKYREFHRLYSANDFHSAANLLISLISSRIAPKYFWAVLLMDALPLLETNPPVFTSEQTYELMQSLQELTSSFQDDAEPIPHPNCQLNSDKTMLITLALSRNLAKCFVQQTGCD
- the LOC130689153 gene encoding rRNA methyltransferase 2, mitochondrial-like; the encoded protein is MNITYPFIRTFYTSSRYLKKVPERLKGRSKSSQEWLIRQMNDEYVFKAKIENYRARSAFKLIEIDSKFNILKPGDVVVECGAAPGAWTQVSVKRINSAGTVPGKLQGKHIAVDLQPMYPVEGAHILAPLDFTKLSSQTKVTEMLDGCLADVVLSDMAPAATGVRELDQDQILSLGYSVMTYAQQISKDGAKLLIKLWAGGRIKQLENELLLHYSRVKIVKPPSSRQDSAELFLLASNFKRNT